One window from the genome of Haliaeetus albicilla chromosome 26, bHalAlb1.1, whole genome shotgun sequence encodes:
- the LRSAM1 gene encoding E3 ubiquitin-protein ligase LRSAM1 isoform X3, with amino-acid sequence MPLFFRKKKPSDDARKRLEYQMCLAKEAGADDILDISKCELSEVPYGAFATCKVLQKKVLIIHTNNLTSLVPKSCSLLSLITVKVLDLHDNQLASLPADIGQLTSLQVLNLERNLLKCLPQSIGDLAQLQMLNLKGNKLKELPATMSGLRSLRTLDISENMLQELPRVLAHIRTLETLTLDASSMTYPSPDICSAGTESIQQFLCKECGIAYYPPSQYLLPTLESDGGGTSVDGLDRAVHKYLEEESEWQNKFLDYEKRKEKKMQEKLEFERRLNMGQREHALLVQQINSQKDEILQTVREDQMKLEEGLTKHQRYLEQERLKLLQQLKQAEQGIASRIQKLLEDNKRQKQSSDILKSLENERIRMEQLMAITQEETEHLRRKEVASAMQQMLAESYKNKLIQMTYESRRQDLVNQACSSLAEMDQKFQQILAWQQLDQNKAVSQILQQIEMQKAAFEALQVKKDLMHRQIRNQGTITEQRQALGYLLQQLLKEKKQREEELRQILLEMEAKSETKQENYWLIQYQRLLNQKPLSLKLQEEGLEQQLVNLLIELSAEQYVPVFAHHRISLQALSTMTASDLEKIGVTETGLQRAILKRAQDILAVAKMIPELLRTVDAEVLAAPEPSTPFEEPPSPMVLMAPPLQWEEKKSECVVCMEQETQMIFLPCGHVCCCQTCCEQLHTCPLCRKDITQRIRIFHSS; translated from the exons ATGCCACTCTTCTTCCGTAAGAAGAAACCCAGCGATGATGCTCGGAAGCGCCTTGAATACCAAATGTGCCTG GCAAAAGAAGCTGGTGCTGATGACATTCTTGACATATCCAAATGTGAACTCTCAGAG gTTCCTTATGGGGCCTTTGCAACTTGTAAAGTCTTGCAAAAAAAG gtgcTGATTATTCATACGAATAATCTGACATCTTTAGTTCCAAAGTCCTGCAGCCTCCTGAGTCTTATAACCGTGAAG GTTCTAGACCTGCATGACAACCAGCTGGCATCGCTTCCTGCTGATATTGGTCAGCTGACATCTCTTCAG GTCCTAAACCTTGAAAggaatcttttaaaatgtcttccaCAATCTATAGGAGACCTTGCCCAGCTCCAGATGCTCAATCTGAAAG GTAACAAGCTGAAGGAGCTGCCTGCTACCATGAGCGGCTTGCGGAGTTTGCGCACTCTGGATATCAGTGAGAACATGCTGCAAGAGCTGCCACGGGTGCTGGCTCACATCCGCACGCTGGAG ACGCTGACCTTGGATGCTTCTTCCATGACCTACCCATCACCTGATATTTGCAGTGCAGGTACAGAGTCCATTCAGCAGTTCCTCTGCAAAG AATGTGGAATTGCATACTACCCTCCCTCGCAGTATCTACTCCCCACGCTGGAGAGTGATGGAGGAGGAACATCAGTGGATGGGCTGGACAGGGCAGTGCATAAGTACTTGGAGGAGGAGAGCGAGTGGCAG aacaaattCTTGGATTATGAGAAGAGGAAG gaaaaaaaaatgcaagagaagCTGGAATTTGAACGGCGCCTGAACATGGGGCAAAGAGAACATGCTCTGCTTGTTCAGCAGATCAACAGTCAGAAGGATGAGATACTGCAGACAGTGAGAGAA GACCAGATGAAGCTGGAGGAGGGTCTGACGAAGCACCAGCGCTATTTGGAGCAGGAACGCctgaagctgctgcagcagttgAAGCAAGCGGAGCAAGGCATTGCCAGCCGTATCCAGAAGCTGCTAGAGGACAACAAGAG GCAAAAACAAAGTTCAGACATTCTGAAATCCTTGGAGAATGAGAG AATAAGGATGGAACAGCTGATGGCAATAACACAGGAGGAGACGGAGCATCTACGCAGAAAGGAAGTGGCCT CTGCCATGCAACAAATGCTGGCTGAGAGCTACAAGAACAAGCTCATCCAAATGACCTACGAGTCTCGTCGGCAAGACCTTGTCAACCAGGCCTGCTCCAG CCTAGCTGAGATGGACCAGAAGTTCCAGCAAATCCTGGCTTGGCAACAGCTGGATCAGAACAAAGCCGTTAGTCAGATCTTGCAGCAG ATTGAGATGCAGAAAGCTGCCTTTGAAGCTCTCCAGGTGAAGAAGGATCTTATGCACAGGCAGATCAGGAACCAG GGGACGATCACAGAGCAACGCCAAGCACTCGgctacctgctgcagcagctgctcaaagaaaagaagcaaagggaagaagaaCTGCGACAAATACTG ctggaaatgGAGGCAAAGAGTGAAACAAAACAGGAGAACTACTGGCTGATCCAGTACCAGCGTCTGCTGAACCAGAAGCCCCTCTCCCTCAAACTCCAG GAAGAGGgcttggagcagcagctggtgaACCTTTTAATCGAGCTGTCTGCTGAACAGTACGTGCCAGTCTTTGCACACCACCGAATATCCTTGCAAGCACTCAGCACCATGACTGCCAGTGACCTGGAAAAG ATCGGCGTGACAGAGACTGGCCTGCAGCGTGCCATCCTCAAGCGAGCTCAGGATATCCTGGCTGTGGCCAAGATGATCCCAG AGCTGCTGAGGACGGTGGATGCTGAGGTCCTTGCAGCTCCAGAGCCCAGCACTCCCTTTGAGGAGCCTCCTAGCCCTATGGTCCTGATGGCTCCCCCGCTGCAGTGGGAGGAGAAGAAGTCGGAGTGCGTTGTCTGCATGGAGCAGGAG ACCCAGATGATTTTCCTGCCCTGTGGCCATGTCTGCTGCTGCCAGACCTGCTGTGAGCAGCTGCACACTTGCCCGCTGTGCCGCAAGGACATCACACAGCGCATCCGCATCTTCCACAGCAGCTAG
- the LRSAM1 gene encoding E3 ubiquitin-protein ligase LRSAM1 isoform X1, which translates to MPLFFRKKKPSDDARKRLEYQMCLAKEAGADDILDISKCELSEVPYGAFATCKVLQKKVLIIHTNNLTSLVPKSCSLLSLITVKVLDLHDNQLASLPADIGQLTSLQVLNLERNLLKCLPQSIGDLAQLQMLNLKGNKLKELPATMSGLRSLRTLDISENMLQELPRVLAHIRTLETLTLDASSMTYPSPDICSAGTESIQQFLCKECGIAYYPPSQYLLPTLESDGGGTSVDGLDRAVHKYLEEESEWQNKFLDYEKRKEKKMQEKLEFERRLNMGQREHALLVQQINSQKDEILQTVREDQMKLEEGLTKHQRYLEQERLKLLQQLKQAEQGIASRIQKLLEDNKRQKQSSDILKSLENERIRMEQLMAITQEETEHLRRKEVASAMQQMLAESYKNKLIQMTYESRRQDLVNQACSSLAEMDQKFQQILAWQQLDQNKAVSQILQQIEMQKAAFEALQVKKDLMHRQIRNQIKLIETELLQLTQLELKRQELDTETLQGTITEQRQALGYLLQQLLKEKKQREEELRQILLEMEAKSETKQENYWLIQYQRLLNQKPLSLKLQEEGLEQQLVNLLIELSAEQYVPVFAHHRISLQALSTMTASDLEKIGVTETGLQRAILKRAQDILAVAKMIPELLRTVDAEVLAAPEPSTPFEEPPSPMVLMAPPLQWEEKKSECVVCMEQETQMIFLPCGHVCCCQTCCEQLHTCPLCRKDITQRIRIFHSS; encoded by the exons ATGCCACTCTTCTTCCGTAAGAAGAAACCCAGCGATGATGCTCGGAAGCGCCTTGAATACCAAATGTGCCTG GCAAAAGAAGCTGGTGCTGATGACATTCTTGACATATCCAAATGTGAACTCTCAGAG gTTCCTTATGGGGCCTTTGCAACTTGTAAAGTCTTGCAAAAAAAG gtgcTGATTATTCATACGAATAATCTGACATCTTTAGTTCCAAAGTCCTGCAGCCTCCTGAGTCTTATAACCGTGAAG GTTCTAGACCTGCATGACAACCAGCTGGCATCGCTTCCTGCTGATATTGGTCAGCTGACATCTCTTCAG GTCCTAAACCTTGAAAggaatcttttaaaatgtcttccaCAATCTATAGGAGACCTTGCCCAGCTCCAGATGCTCAATCTGAAAG GTAACAAGCTGAAGGAGCTGCCTGCTACCATGAGCGGCTTGCGGAGTTTGCGCACTCTGGATATCAGTGAGAACATGCTGCAAGAGCTGCCACGGGTGCTGGCTCACATCCGCACGCTGGAG ACGCTGACCTTGGATGCTTCTTCCATGACCTACCCATCACCTGATATTTGCAGTGCAGGTACAGAGTCCATTCAGCAGTTCCTCTGCAAAG AATGTGGAATTGCATACTACCCTCCCTCGCAGTATCTACTCCCCACGCTGGAGAGTGATGGAGGAGGAACATCAGTGGATGGGCTGGACAGGGCAGTGCATAAGTACTTGGAGGAGGAGAGCGAGTGGCAG aacaaattCTTGGATTATGAGAAGAGGAAG gaaaaaaaaatgcaagagaagCTGGAATTTGAACGGCGCCTGAACATGGGGCAAAGAGAACATGCTCTGCTTGTTCAGCAGATCAACAGTCAGAAGGATGAGATACTGCAGACAGTGAGAGAA GACCAGATGAAGCTGGAGGAGGGTCTGACGAAGCACCAGCGCTATTTGGAGCAGGAACGCctgaagctgctgcagcagttgAAGCAAGCGGAGCAAGGCATTGCCAGCCGTATCCAGAAGCTGCTAGAGGACAACAAGAG GCAAAAACAAAGTTCAGACATTCTGAAATCCTTGGAGAATGAGAG AATAAGGATGGAACAGCTGATGGCAATAACACAGGAGGAGACGGAGCATCTACGCAGAAAGGAAGTGGCCT CTGCCATGCAACAAATGCTGGCTGAGAGCTACAAGAACAAGCTCATCCAAATGACCTACGAGTCTCGTCGGCAAGACCTTGTCAACCAGGCCTGCTCCAG CCTAGCTGAGATGGACCAGAAGTTCCAGCAAATCCTGGCTTGGCAACAGCTGGATCAGAACAAAGCCGTTAGTCAGATCTTGCAGCAG ATTGAGATGCAGAAAGCTGCCTTTGAAGCTCTCCAGGTGAAGAAGGATCTTATGCACAGGCAGATCAGGAACCAG ATTAAATTAATAGAAACAGAGTTATTGCAGTTGACACAGCTGGAGTTAAAGAGGCAAGAACTGGACACAGAGACGCTGCAG GGGACGATCACAGAGCAACGCCAAGCACTCGgctacctgctgcagcagctgctcaaagaaaagaagcaaagggaagaagaaCTGCGACAAATACTG ctggaaatgGAGGCAAAGAGTGAAACAAAACAGGAGAACTACTGGCTGATCCAGTACCAGCGTCTGCTGAACCAGAAGCCCCTCTCCCTCAAACTCCAG GAAGAGGgcttggagcagcagctggtgaACCTTTTAATCGAGCTGTCTGCTGAACAGTACGTGCCAGTCTTTGCACACCACCGAATATCCTTGCAAGCACTCAGCACCATGACTGCCAGTGACCTGGAAAAG ATCGGCGTGACAGAGACTGGCCTGCAGCGTGCCATCCTCAAGCGAGCTCAGGATATCCTGGCTGTGGCCAAGATGATCCCAG AGCTGCTGAGGACGGTGGATGCTGAGGTCCTTGCAGCTCCAGAGCCCAGCACTCCCTTTGAGGAGCCTCCTAGCCCTATGGTCCTGATGGCTCCCCCGCTGCAGTGGGAGGAGAAGAAGTCGGAGTGCGTTGTCTGCATGGAGCAGGAG ACCCAGATGATTTTCCTGCCCTGTGGCCATGTCTGCTGCTGCCAGACCTGCTGTGAGCAGCTGCACACTTGCCCGCTGTGCCGCAAGGACATCACACAGCGCATCCGCATCTTCCACAGCAGCTAG
- the LRSAM1 gene encoding E3 ubiquitin-protein ligase LRSAM1 isoform X2 codes for MMLGSALNTKCAWQKKLVLMTFLTYPNVNSQRFLMGPLQLVKSCKKKVLIIHTNNLTSLVPKSCSLLSLITVKVLDLHDNQLASLPADIGQLTSLQVLNLERNLLKCLPQSIGDLAQLQMLNLKGNKLKELPATMSGLRSLRTLDISENMLQELPRVLAHIRTLETLTLDASSMTYPSPDICSAGTESIQQFLCKECGIAYYPPSQYLLPTLESDGGGTSVDGLDRAVHKYLEEESEWQNKFLDYEKRKEKKMQEKLEFERRLNMGQREHALLVQQINSQKDEILQTVREDQMKLEEGLTKHQRYLEQERLKLLQQLKQAEQGIASRIQKLLEDNKRQKQSSDILKSLENERIRMEQLMAITQEETEHLRRKEVASAMQQMLAESYKNKLIQMTYESRRQDLVNQACSSLAEMDQKFQQILAWQQLDQNKAVSQILQQIEMQKAAFEALQVKKDLMHRQIRNQIKLIETELLQLTQLELKRQELDTETLQGTITEQRQALGYLLQQLLKEKKQREEELRQILLEMEAKSETKQENYWLIQYQRLLNQKPLSLKLQEEGLEQQLVNLLIELSAEQYVPVFAHHRISLQALSTMTASDLEKIGVTETGLQRAILKRAQDILAVAKMIPELLRTVDAEVLAAPEPSTPFEEPPSPMVLMAPPLQWEEKKSECVVCMEQETQMIFLPCGHVCCCQTCCEQLHTCPLCRKDITQRIRIFHSS; via the exons ATGATGCTCGGAAGCGCCTTGAATACCAAATGTGCCTG GCAAAAGAAGCTGGTGCTGATGACATTCTTGACATATCCAAATGTGAACTCTCAGAG gTTCCTTATGGGGCCTTTGCAACTTGTAAAGTCTTGCAAAAAAA aggtgcTGATTATTCATACGAATAATCTGACATCTTTAGTTCCAAAGTCCTGCAGCCTCCTGAGTCTTATAACCGTGAAG GTTCTAGACCTGCATGACAACCAGCTGGCATCGCTTCCTGCTGATATTGGTCAGCTGACATCTCTTCAG GTCCTAAACCTTGAAAggaatcttttaaaatgtcttccaCAATCTATAGGAGACCTTGCCCAGCTCCAGATGCTCAATCTGAAAG GTAACAAGCTGAAGGAGCTGCCTGCTACCATGAGCGGCTTGCGGAGTTTGCGCACTCTGGATATCAGTGAGAACATGCTGCAAGAGCTGCCACGGGTGCTGGCTCACATCCGCACGCTGGAG ACGCTGACCTTGGATGCTTCTTCCATGACCTACCCATCACCTGATATTTGCAGTGCAGGTACAGAGTCCATTCAGCAGTTCCTCTGCAAAG AATGTGGAATTGCATACTACCCTCCCTCGCAGTATCTACTCCCCACGCTGGAGAGTGATGGAGGAGGAACATCAGTGGATGGGCTGGACAGGGCAGTGCATAAGTACTTGGAGGAGGAGAGCGAGTGGCAG aacaaattCTTGGATTATGAGAAGAGGAAG gaaaaaaaaatgcaagagaagCTGGAATTTGAACGGCGCCTGAACATGGGGCAAAGAGAACATGCTCTGCTTGTTCAGCAGATCAACAGTCAGAAGGATGAGATACTGCAGACAGTGAGAGAA GACCAGATGAAGCTGGAGGAGGGTCTGACGAAGCACCAGCGCTATTTGGAGCAGGAACGCctgaagctgctgcagcagttgAAGCAAGCGGAGCAAGGCATTGCCAGCCGTATCCAGAAGCTGCTAGAGGACAACAAGAG GCAAAAACAAAGTTCAGACATTCTGAAATCCTTGGAGAATGAGAG AATAAGGATGGAACAGCTGATGGCAATAACACAGGAGGAGACGGAGCATCTACGCAGAAAGGAAGTGGCCT CTGCCATGCAACAAATGCTGGCTGAGAGCTACAAGAACAAGCTCATCCAAATGACCTACGAGTCTCGTCGGCAAGACCTTGTCAACCAGGCCTGCTCCAG CCTAGCTGAGATGGACCAGAAGTTCCAGCAAATCCTGGCTTGGCAACAGCTGGATCAGAACAAAGCCGTTAGTCAGATCTTGCAGCAG ATTGAGATGCAGAAAGCTGCCTTTGAAGCTCTCCAGGTGAAGAAGGATCTTATGCACAGGCAGATCAGGAACCAG ATTAAATTAATAGAAACAGAGTTATTGCAGTTGACACAGCTGGAGTTAAAGAGGCAAGAACTGGACACAGAGACGCTGCAG GGGACGATCACAGAGCAACGCCAAGCACTCGgctacctgctgcagcagctgctcaaagaaaagaagcaaagggaagaagaaCTGCGACAAATACTG ctggaaatgGAGGCAAAGAGTGAAACAAAACAGGAGAACTACTGGCTGATCCAGTACCAGCGTCTGCTGAACCAGAAGCCCCTCTCCCTCAAACTCCAG GAAGAGGgcttggagcagcagctggtgaACCTTTTAATCGAGCTGTCTGCTGAACAGTACGTGCCAGTCTTTGCACACCACCGAATATCCTTGCAAGCACTCAGCACCATGACTGCCAGTGACCTGGAAAAG ATCGGCGTGACAGAGACTGGCCTGCAGCGTGCCATCCTCAAGCGAGCTCAGGATATCCTGGCTGTGGCCAAGATGATCCCAG AGCTGCTGAGGACGGTGGATGCTGAGGTCCTTGCAGCTCCAGAGCCCAGCACTCCCTTTGAGGAGCCTCCTAGCCCTATGGTCCTGATGGCTCCCCCGCTGCAGTGGGAGGAGAAGAAGTCGGAGTGCGTTGTCTGCATGGAGCAGGAG ACCCAGATGATTTTCCTGCCCTGTGGCCATGTCTGCTGCTGCCAGACCTGCTGTGAGCAGCTGCACACTTGCCCGCTGTGCCGCAAGGACATCACACAGCGCATCCGCATCTTCCACAGCAGCTAG
- the LRSAM1 gene encoding E3 ubiquitin-protein ligase LRSAM1 isoform X4, whose translation MLNLKGNKLKELPATMSGLRSLRTLDISENMLQELPRVLAHIRTLETLTLDASSMTYPSPDICSAGTESIQQFLCKECGIAYYPPSQYLLPTLESDGGGTSVDGLDRAVHKYLEEESEWQNKFLDYEKRKEKKMQEKLEFERRLNMGQREHALLVQQINSQKDEILQTVREDQMKLEEGLTKHQRYLEQERLKLLQQLKQAEQGIASRIQKLLEDNKRQKQSSDILKSLENERIRMEQLMAITQEETEHLRRKEVASAMQQMLAESYKNKLIQMTYESRRQDLVNQACSSLAEMDQKFQQILAWQQLDQNKAVSQILQQIEMQKAAFEALQVKKDLMHRQIRNQIKLIETELLQLTQLELKRQELDTETLQGTITEQRQALGYLLQQLLKEKKQREEELRQILLEMEAKSETKQENYWLIQYQRLLNQKPLSLKLQEEGLEQQLVNLLIELSAEQYVPVFAHHRISLQALSTMTASDLEKIGVTETGLQRAILKRAQDILAVAKMIPELLRTVDAEVLAAPEPSTPFEEPPSPMVLMAPPLQWEEKKSECVVCMEQETQMIFLPCGHVCCCQTCCEQLHTCPLCRKDITQRIRIFHSS comes from the exons ATGCTCAATCTGAAAG GTAACAAGCTGAAGGAGCTGCCTGCTACCATGAGCGGCTTGCGGAGTTTGCGCACTCTGGATATCAGTGAGAACATGCTGCAAGAGCTGCCACGGGTGCTGGCTCACATCCGCACGCTGGAG ACGCTGACCTTGGATGCTTCTTCCATGACCTACCCATCACCTGATATTTGCAGTGCAGGTACAGAGTCCATTCAGCAGTTCCTCTGCAAAG AATGTGGAATTGCATACTACCCTCCCTCGCAGTATCTACTCCCCACGCTGGAGAGTGATGGAGGAGGAACATCAGTGGATGGGCTGGACAGGGCAGTGCATAAGTACTTGGAGGAGGAGAGCGAGTGGCAG aacaaattCTTGGATTATGAGAAGAGGAAG gaaaaaaaaatgcaagagaagCTGGAATTTGAACGGCGCCTGAACATGGGGCAAAGAGAACATGCTCTGCTTGTTCAGCAGATCAACAGTCAGAAGGATGAGATACTGCAGACAGTGAGAGAA GACCAGATGAAGCTGGAGGAGGGTCTGACGAAGCACCAGCGCTATTTGGAGCAGGAACGCctgaagctgctgcagcagttgAAGCAAGCGGAGCAAGGCATTGCCAGCCGTATCCAGAAGCTGCTAGAGGACAACAAGAG GCAAAAACAAAGTTCAGACATTCTGAAATCCTTGGAGAATGAGAG AATAAGGATGGAACAGCTGATGGCAATAACACAGGAGGAGACGGAGCATCTACGCAGAAAGGAAGTGGCCT CTGCCATGCAACAAATGCTGGCTGAGAGCTACAAGAACAAGCTCATCCAAATGACCTACGAGTCTCGTCGGCAAGACCTTGTCAACCAGGCCTGCTCCAG CCTAGCTGAGATGGACCAGAAGTTCCAGCAAATCCTGGCTTGGCAACAGCTGGATCAGAACAAAGCCGTTAGTCAGATCTTGCAGCAG ATTGAGATGCAGAAAGCTGCCTTTGAAGCTCTCCAGGTGAAGAAGGATCTTATGCACAGGCAGATCAGGAACCAG ATTAAATTAATAGAAACAGAGTTATTGCAGTTGACACAGCTGGAGTTAAAGAGGCAAGAACTGGACACAGAGACGCTGCAG GGGACGATCACAGAGCAACGCCAAGCACTCGgctacctgctgcagcagctgctcaaagaaaagaagcaaagggaagaagaaCTGCGACAAATACTG ctggaaatgGAGGCAAAGAGTGAAACAAAACAGGAGAACTACTGGCTGATCCAGTACCAGCGTCTGCTGAACCAGAAGCCCCTCTCCCTCAAACTCCAG GAAGAGGgcttggagcagcagctggtgaACCTTTTAATCGAGCTGTCTGCTGAACAGTACGTGCCAGTCTTTGCACACCACCGAATATCCTTGCAAGCACTCAGCACCATGACTGCCAGTGACCTGGAAAAG ATCGGCGTGACAGAGACTGGCCTGCAGCGTGCCATCCTCAAGCGAGCTCAGGATATCCTGGCTGTGGCCAAGATGATCCCAG AGCTGCTGAGGACGGTGGATGCTGAGGTCCTTGCAGCTCCAGAGCCCAGCACTCCCTTTGAGGAGCCTCCTAGCCCTATGGTCCTGATGGCTCCCCCGCTGCAGTGGGAGGAGAAGAAGTCGGAGTGCGTTGTCTGCATGGAGCAGGAG ACCCAGATGATTTTCCTGCCCTGTGGCCATGTCTGCTGCTGCCAGACCTGCTGTGAGCAGCTGCACACTTGCCCGCTGTGCCGCAAGGACATCACACAGCGCATCCGCATCTTCCACAGCAGCTAG